From Borrelia duttonii Ly, the proteins below share one genomic window:
- a CDS encoding complement regulator-acquiring protein, whose protein sequence is MRKNLFMLLVLGLVSCNLDSKLLDNKGRPDNFLKDVVNNVQDVVNDVQGDEPIKEDFVDKVSVKKVVGGDSVIKDEKGELISALINDINSVMGLLNQDKAEVEDANQYGMKDEVFKFVLNEVNGKTLDHDDNKEVRRLFYSSLLYNKERIEDFAEILKKVESDNTNKGTWIQDIMNAVVVDLQFGFERIINKLEKNREQLDKLSLVDLREIKSKLEEIQLQKLNWRKAVDSLISSYKAKADGIDSDSKKLIEHIEKRYKDLIKVKIPGMKAVSNRIISILDNN, encoded by the coding sequence GTGAGAAAAAATTTATTTATGTTATTAGTTTTGGGGTTAGTGTCTTGTAATCTAGATTCTAAATTATTGGATAATAAAGGAAGACCTGACAATTTTTTAAAAGATGTTGTAAATAATGTTCAAGATGTTGTAAATGACGTTCAAGGTGATGAACCAATAAAAGAAGATTTTGTGGATAAAGTTTCTGTTAAAAAAGTAGTAGGAGGAGATTCTGTAATAAAAGATGAGAAAGGGGAATTAATATCTGCCCTTATAAATGATATTAATAGTGTTATGGGATTATTGAATCAAGATAAGGCTGAAGTTGAGGATGCAAATCAATATGGTATGAAAGATGAAGTGTTTAAATTCGTGTTAAATGAGGTTAATGGTAAGACATTAGATCATGATGATAATAAGGAAGTAAGACGATTATTTTATTCCTCTTTGTTATACAATAAAGAAAGAATAGAAGATTTTGCGGAAATTCTTAAAAAAGTAGAATCGGATAATACAAACAAGGGTACATGGATTCAAGATATAATGAATGCTGTAGTAGTAGATCTTCAGTTTGGTTTTGAGAGAATAATTAATAAATTAGAAAAGAATAGGGAGCAACTTGATAAATTAAGTCTTGTTGATTTAAGAGAAATTAAGTCCAAGCTTGAAGAAATTCAATTACAGAAATTAAATTGGAGGAAAGCCGTAGATAGTCTTATTTCATCTTATAAAGCTAAGGCAGATGGAATTGATTCTGATAGCAAGAAATTGATAGAGCATATTGAGAAAAGATATAAAGATCTTATTAAAGTTAAAATTCCTGGAATGAAGGCGGTATCTAATAGGATTATATCTATTCTAGATAACAATTAA